The genomic window CCCCGAAGCGTGTTGTGAAGCTGGCGAACAGGTTCATCGACCAGTTCAATACGCGAGACGTGGCGCGCCAGCGCAGACAACACGACCTCTACTTCAAGCCTCGCGATCATTTGACCGACGCAGCCGTGAATTCCGGTCCCGAATCCCAAGTGACCGGTCGTACTGCGACGAATATCAAATGTATTCGGATCTCTCCATTTTCGAGGATCTCTATTCGCAGCCGCAAGCAAAACCAGAACCTTGTCGTCCTCGCGGATTGCAACTCCGTCGATTTCCGTATCGCAGGTCGCCGTCCGAAAGAACATTTGAAATGGCGATTCAAATCGCAGCAGTTCTTCGAATACGGACTTCAGCAATGCCGGTTCACGCCTGATCGCATCCCATTGCTCCGGATGTTTCGCCAAACAGACGAGAGCATTTCCGATCGCGTACGTGGTCGTGTCCACACCGGCCGATAGAAATGATCGCACAAGGAGCGCCGCGTGATCTGCATTGATCTCTCCGGCATCAACGTGCTGATAGACTTGAGCGCCGAGCCCATCGTCAGTCAGATTCTCGCGCTTGCAGGCCATCGTGATCCATTGCGTGACTTCTTCGGCATTTTCCATCGCATGATCATACAATTCGTTGCGCGGCCCCATTCCGTTGAAAACCATATTGCCCCAGGCAATCAAATGGCGCCGCCCTTCGGTAGGGACACCAACTGCATCACCAAAGATCTTCAGTGGATACGCCTCAGCGAAATCGGCGATTCCCTCGATCGTGCCGGCACCCACTCGTTTTTCAACGAGACTCTCGGCTTCCTTCTCGAACGTTAAACGTAAAGTCCGCAAAGCCGCAGGCGAAAGAATGCGGCTAAGAATCGCCCGATTGGCCGTGTGTTCCGGCGGATCTGTCTCAAGAAGCGCACTTGGCGGGCGCCATCCCCCCAGTTTCTTCTGATTGACGATGCCCACTCCGGCACCAGAGCAGTATGTGCGCCAATCGCTTAGGACGGCATGAACCTGCTCATAGCGCGCAACGACCCATACCCCCCACTTCTCAAGCCAAACGACGGAGCCAAGCTCTCGCAGTTGCTCATGGAATGGGTAAGGATCGCGAAGGAAATCGGATGAAAATGGATCAATGTCCGAAGATACATGCCTCGTCAGTGCATCCACACTCAATGCTTCCTCCCATGAACATATGCACGTTAGGACGATCAAAGGACTTCACCGCAAGCACTGCT from Nitrobacteraceae bacterium AZCC 1564 includes these protein-coding regions:
- a CDS encoding cytochrome P450 (product_source=COG2124; cath_funfam=1.10.630.10; cog=COG2124; ko=KO:K22553; pfam=PF00067; superfamily=48264), producing MSVDALTRHVSSDIDPFSSDFLRDPYPFHEQLRELGSVVWLEKWGVWVVARYEQVHAVLSDWRTYCSGAGVGIVNQKKLGGWRPPSALLETDPPEHTANRAILSRILSPAALRTLRLTFEKEAESLVEKRVGAGTIEGIADFAEAYPLKIFGDAVGVPTEGRRHLIAWGNMVFNGMGPRNELYDHAMENAEEVTQWITMACKRENLTDDGLGAQVYQHVDAGEINADHAALLVRSFLSAGVDTTTYAIGNALVCLAKHPEQWDAIRREPALLKSVFEELLRFESPFQMFFRTATCDTEIDGVAIREDDKVLVLLAAANRDPRKWRDPNTFDIRRSTTGHLGFGTGIHGCVGQMIARLEVEVVLSALARHVSRIELVDEPVRQLHNTLRGYESIPVRFHA